CACGTCCTCCAACTCCCGCCGCGAGCGCCCGGCGATCAAGCCTGGCAGGATCACATTCTCCAGCGCCGTGAGCTCCGGCAGCAGGTGGTGGAACTGAAACACAAACCCCGCGCGCTTGTTGCGAAACTCTGCCAGCCGGCGGTCGTCCAGGCTGAACACGTCGTGCCCATCGATGAGCACGCGCCCCTCCGTCGGCCGATCCAAAGCCCCCAGGATGTGGAGCAAGGTGCTTTTCCCTACTCCCGAGGGCCCCACCACCACCACGATCTCCCCCTCCAAGACTTCCAGGTCGATCCCTTTCAACACATGCAGGCTCCCCCGCCCAATGGGGTAGCTCTTGTGAAGGTTCGTCGTGCTCAGGATCGCTCTACGCTGCGCCATCTCCTACTCGTATCGTATAGCCTGCACGGGATCCAGGCGCGATGCCTTCCACGCCGGGTACAGGGTCGCCAAATAGCTGATGAGAATCGCCGCTAAACTCACCCACACAAAGTCCGTCCACCTCATGAGTACCGGCAAAAAGTTGATGATGTAGACGTCACCGGGCAACGAGAACCACTTGTACTCCAATTGCGACCAGCAAAGCACATAGCCGGCGACACAGCCCAGTACCGTGCCCACCACGCCAGTGATGAGACCCTCGAACACAAAGATCTTCATGATGCTCTGCGCCGTGGCCCCCATCGATTTGAGGATGCCGATCTCCTTGGTCTTCTCCAAGACAATCATGATCAAGGTGCTGGCGATATTGAAGGCGGCAACCATGATGATCAGGCTGAGGACGATGAAGGCTGCCCACTTTTCGATCTGCATCCACGAGAAGAGGTTGCGGTTCATGTCAAACCAGGTGGTAGTGCGGTACGGATACCCCAGGCGGCTGTCGATCTGCTGCGCCACCCAGCGCGCGCTGGACAGGTTGTCCAGCCGCAACTCCAGCCCGGTGACCCCTTGCCCCATCTTGAAGAGCTTCTGCGCGGACTCTAACGAGATGTAGGCAAAGGTATCGTCGTACTGATACAGACCTGTCTGGAAGTAGCCGGTCACCCGAAACTGCATCACCGGAGGCATGGGGCCGAACATGCCCGTGACCCCCACCGGACTGATGATGGTGACCTTATCGCCGACTCCTACCACGAGCTTGTCTGCCAAGTTGAAACCCAGGACAATGCCAGGGAGGGGTCGCTCTCCCTCAGGGCCTTCGGCCATGCCCAAGTCGAGCTTGCCGTAGACGATGTTCCGCTGCAAGTCCGAGACCTTGACCACCGTCTCCGGATCCACCCCTTTGACCACCAGGCCTTCGCCACTGCTCTCGGCTGAACGGATCAGGCCCTTTTCCACGATGTAGGGAGAGATGCCCAGAGTGTGCGGTATGTCCTGGATCTGGCGAATCACCTGGCCATAGTCCTCGATGCCACGGTCGTGGTAGGTGCCCACGCGCACGTGCGCGTCAAAGCCGACGATGCGAGAACGCACCTCACTTTCGAAGCCGTTCATGACCGAGAGGACAATGATCAGCGCCGCCACACCGATCATCACGCCGAACACCGAGATGTAAGTGATCAGCGAGACGAAGCCGGTGCGGCGCTTGGAGCGCAGGTGGCGGCTGGCGATGAGCAGCTCGTAGTTCATGGCCCGCTCAGTGCTCCGGTCGCATGTGCGGGAAAAAGATCACATCCCGCAGCGAGTGCGCGTCTGTGAGAAGCATGACCAGGCGGTCGACGCCGATGCCCAGGCCGGCAGTAGGCGGCATCCCGTACTCCAGGGCTCGGATATAGTCCTGGTCCATGACTTGCGCTTCCTCCAGGCCCGCCTCGCGCAGGCGCATCTGCGCCTGAAAGCGGGCCGACTGGTCAATGGGGTCGTTCAACTCCGAGAAGGCGTTGCCGATCTCCTGCCCGGCGATGTAGGGTTCAAAGCGCTCCACCAACCGAGGATCGTCGCGGTGCTTCTTGGCCAGTGGGGAGAGCTCGATGGGGTAGTCCATGACGAAGGTCGGCTGGATGAGGTGGGGTTCCACAAATTGGCTAAACAGCTCATCGATGATTTTTCCCCTGTCCCAGAAGTGCTCCGCCTCCACCCCGAGCTCGGCGGCGATCCCCCGCAGTTCCTCCGCGCTCTTGTCGTACAGCTCCTTGCCGGTGTAGTGGCGCAGGGCGTCGAACATCTTCAGCCGGCGCCACGGCGGCTTGAGGTCGATGCGCTGCCCTTGATAGACCACGGTGGTGCTACCCGTGACCTCCTCGGCAATGGTGCTCACCATCTGCTCCACCAGCTCCATCATGAAGTAGTAGTCTTCGTAGGCCACGTAGAGCTCCATCATGGTGAACTCGGGGTTGTGCGAGCGATCCATCCCCTCGTTGCGAAAGTCCTTGCCGATCTCGTAGACCCCTTCAAAGCCGCCCACGATGAGCCGTTTCAGGTAGAGCTCGTCGGCGATGCGCAGGTAGAGCTTCATGTCCAGCGCGTTGTGGTGGGTGACGAACGGTCGCGCCGAGGCCCCGCCGTAGATGGGCTGCAAGATAGGCGTCTCCACTTCCAGATAGCCGCGCTCGTCCAAGAACTTGCGCATGGCGCGCACGATCTGCGTGCGCTTGATGAACACCTCGCGCACCTGCGGGTTCACCACCAGGTCCACGTAGCGCTGGCGGTAGCGGAGCTCCACATCGGCGAACTGGTCAAAGACCTGGCGCTGGCCATCGACCTCCCGCTCCTTGACCACCGGGAGCGGGCGCAGGCTTTTCGCCAGGAGCTGGAACTCTTTGACCAAGACCGTGATCTCGCCTGTCTTGGTGCGGAAGACCTGGCCTCTGACCCCGACAATATCGCCGATATCCACCAGATCAAACACCTGGTAAGCGGCCTCGCCGACCTGATCCACTCTGAGGTAAATCTGCATCTTGCCGGAAGCGTCGGCGATGTGCGCAAAGGCGGCTTTCCCCATCCGTCGCAGGGACATGACGCGCCCGGCCAGCGCCACCTCTTTGCCCTCGTAGCTGGGAAAATCGGCGAGTACCTGCTGGGCCACCGCGGTGCGGCGGAAATGGTAAGGGTAGGGGTTCACCGACAGCTCCGCCAACTTGGCAAGCTTCTGCCGGCGCACCCTCATCACTTCATTCAGCTCTACGGCAGCAGTTGTGACAACATTTTCCTCAGGCTCTTTGCTCATCTCCGTCACCATTGAGCGGGCCGCCGCGCGTGGAGACCCTTGGCACTCGCGCCGACACCCAGCAGGTCACCTCGTAGGGGATTGTCCCCAGCTTCTCGCAGATCCAATACACGCTCACTTCCTCATCGCCCTGGCGGCCAAAGAGCACGACCTCCTCGCCGGGCTGGACGTCGCTTTCCGGCCCAAGGTCCACCATAATCTGGTCCATGCACACTCTGCCGACCACCGGGTAGCGCCTGCCACGGATGAGCACTTCGCCACGGTTGGAGAGCAACCTGTTGTAGCCGTCGGCATAGCCCACAGGCAGCGTGGCGATGGTGGTCGGCCGTGGGGCGATGAACTGCCGTCCGTAGCTGATGCTGGTGCCCCGCGCGACCTTTTTCACCAAGAGGACCCTCGTCTTAAACGTCATCGCCGGACGCAGGGGCACGCTTTGACTGGTGTGGGGCGACGGATAGTAGCCGTACATCATCACTCCCGGCCGCACCATGTCAAAGTAGCTCTCCGGCATGTCCAAAATGGCGCCGCTGTTGGCGGCATGCTTTATCAAGCGCAGCCCCATGGCTTCTACCCCGTCCACTACTTGACGAAAGCGCGCCAGTTGCAGCTCGGCAAACGCCTTGTCTTTTTCGTCAGAAGTGGCAAGATGCGTGTACACCCCTTCCACGCGCAGCCCTGGTTGCGCGGTGAGCCAGCGGAGAAAGGAGAGCGCTTCGTCCCAGGCCACCCCGACGCGGCCCATGCCAGTGTCTATCTTCACGTGCACGGTGGCCGTCTTCCCCAACCGCCGAGCCACCCCGGCCAACGCCTCAGCCGCCTGGAGCGTGTAGACGGTAGCGGTGAGGTCATTTTCCACAAACAACGGCGCCTGTTCCGGGACTGTGCCGCCGAAGACCAGTATCGGCGCTTTCACCCCTCCGGCGCGAAGCTCCATCCCCTCTTCCACCAAGGCGACGCCCAGGTAACTTGCGCCGCTGGCCAGCGCGGTGGTCGCCACCTCCAGGGCGCCATGGCCGTAGGCATTGGCCTTGACCACGGCCATGATGCGCGCGGGCGCAACCTTGGCGCGAATCTGCCCCAGGTTGTACGCTATGGCCCCTAAGTCGATCACCGCACAGGTAGGCCGCACTCCCTCCTCGCCCGTTCGCGCTTCAGTCCGCCTGCTCAGAACACACCTTTCATGCCCACCGGGTCAACCAGATCACCCCCAGCGCCACCGTGAGCAGGGTGATCGGGACACCCGCCTTCAGGTACTCAGCAATGCTCAGCCGTACGCCCCGCGCCCGGGCGCTCTCGGCAACGATGAGGTTGGCCACCGAGCCGAGCAGGGTCAGGTTGCCCGCAAAGGTCGTGGCCATCGCCAGGGTCAACCACGCGACATTCGGCTCGGGCCAAGAAAAAGCTATGGGGCGCAGCAGCAGGACTGCCGGCACGTTCGACACTAAGTTGCTGAGCACCACCGCAACTGCGCTCAACGTGGCCAGGCCCCTGCCTGAGGCCAGCCTCCCAAGGTCGCCGTGCAGCCCGCTGACCACTAACACATTCACCGCGTGCGTGACCACAAAGAGGCTGGCAAAAAAGACCAACAGCGACCAGTCGAGCTCCGTGAACACCCGCGCCGGCTTTATGCGTCTGGTCACCAAGAGGGTCGATGCCGCGCCAAGCGCCGCAAGCGGCGTCGGCATGCCGGCAACCAGCGCTACCATCATGAGCCCAAAGGCGATGAGGCTCTTGATGAGCAGCGGCCGAGACGTCCGCACCTGGTAGCCGACCACCGGGTGGAACGAATTCTGCTTGAACTCCCGGCGGTAGACCAGCACCACTACCGCGTAGCACACCAGCAGGCCTGCCAGGGCCACAGGTGCCATCGCTGCTACAAAGCGGCCAAAGGAGATCTTAGACGCCATGC
The genomic region above belongs to candidate division KSB1 bacterium and contains:
- a CDS encoding ABC transporter ATP-binding protein, which codes for MAQRRAILSTTNLHKSYPIGRGSLHVLKGIDLEVLEGEIVVVVGPSGVGKSTLLHILGALDRPTEGRVLIDGHDVFSLDDRRLAEFRNKRAGFVFQFHHLLPELTALENVILPGLIAGRSRRELEDVGMTLLAEVGLEQRAAHRPSELSGGEQQRVAVARALINRPQLILADEPSGNLDLQSSRALNALMWELSRKHNRTLIIVTHNLELARQADRVIELYDGRIKNNVVANRS
- the alr gene encoding alanine racemase, translating into MRPTCAVIDLGAIAYNLGQIRAKVAPARIMAVVKANAYGHGALEVATTALASGASYLGVALVEEGMELRAGGVKAPILVFGGTVPEQAPLFVENDLTATVYTLQAAEALAGVARRLGKTATVHVKIDTGMGRVGVAWDEALSFLRWLTAQPGLRVEGVYTHLATSDEKDKAFAELQLARFRQVVDGVEAMGLRLIKHAANSGAILDMPESYFDMVRPGVMMYGYYPSPHTSQSVPLRPAMTFKTRVLLVKKVARGTSISYGRQFIAPRPTTIATLPVGYADGYNRLLSNRGEVLIRGRRYPVVGRVCMDQIMVDLGPESDVQPGEEVVLFGRQGDEEVSVYWICEKLGTIPYEVTCWVSARVPRVSTRGGPLNGDGDEQRA
- the lysS gene encoding lysine--tRNA ligase; this translates as MSKEPEENVVTTAAVELNEVMRVRRQKLAKLAELSVNPYPYHFRRTAVAQQVLADFPSYEGKEVALAGRVMSLRRMGKAAFAHIADASGKMQIYLRVDQVGEAAYQVFDLVDIGDIVGVRGQVFRTKTGEITVLVKEFQLLAKSLRPLPVVKEREVDGQRQVFDQFADVELRYRQRYVDLVVNPQVREVFIKRTQIVRAMRKFLDERGYLEVETPILQPIYGGASARPFVTHHNALDMKLYLRIADELYLKRLIVGGFEGVYEIGKDFRNEGMDRSHNPEFTMMELYVAYEDYYFMMELVEQMVSTIAEEVTGSTTVVYQGQRIDLKPPWRRLKMFDALRHYTGKELYDKSAEELRGIAAELGVEAEHFWDRGKIIDELFSQFVEPHLIQPTFVMDYPIELSPLAKKHRDDPRLVERFEPYIAGQEIGNAFSELNDPIDQSARFQAQMRLREAGLEEAQVMDQDYIRALEYGMPPTAGLGIGVDRLVMLLTDAHSLRDVIFFPHMRPEH
- a CDS encoding lipoprotein-releasing ABC transporter permease subunit, with product MNYELLIASRHLRSKRRTGFVSLITYISVFGVMIGVAALIIVLSVMNGFESEVRSRIVGFDAHVRVGTYHDRGIEDYGQVIRQIQDIPHTLGISPYIVEKGLIRSAESSGEGLVVKGVDPETVVKVSDLQRNIVYGKLDLGMAEGPEGERPLPGIVLGFNLADKLVVGVGDKVTIISPVGVTGMFGPMPPVMQFRVTGYFQTGLYQYDDTFAYISLESAQKLFKMGQGVTGLELRLDNLSSARWVAQQIDSRLGYPYRTTTWFDMNRNLFSWMQIEKWAAFIVLSLIIMVAAFNIASTLIMIVLEKTKEIGILKSMGATAQSIMKIFVFEGLITGVVGTVLGCVAGYVLCWSQLEYKWFSLPGDVYIINFLPVLMRWTDFVWVSLAAILISYLATLYPAWKASRLDPVQAIRYE
- a CDS encoding anion transporter, which codes for MAFQDWVSVATLGLTLVGVALGSYPGLRMNRATIALVGATSLEQAYRAVDWSTIVLLFSMMVLNINLRLAGFFRIVSARVVGFARTSRQLLFLIVVVSGVLSAVFLNDTVVLMFTPLLVEILKSLRRDPVPYLVALATAANVGSAATIIGNPQNMLIGMASKISFGRFVAAMAPVALAGLLVCYAVVVLVYRREFKQNSFHPVVGYQVRTSRPLLIKSLIAFGLMMVALVAGMPTPLAALGAASTLLVTRRIKPARVFTELDWSLLVFFASLFVVTHAVNVLVVSGLHGDLGRLASGRGLATLSAVAVVLSNLVSNVPAVLLLRPIAFSWPEPNVAWLTLAMATTFAGNLTLLGSVANLIVAESARARGVRLSIAEYLKAGVPITLLTVALGVIWLTRWA